A single genomic interval of Ficedula albicollis isolate OC2 linkage group LGE22, FicAlb1.5, whole genome shotgun sequence harbors:
- the CCNT1 gene encoding cyclin-T1 has protein sequence MHRFYMVQSFTQFHRNSVVPAALFLAAKVEEQPRKLEHVIKVAHACLHPQEPLLDTKSEAYLQQAQDLVILESIILQTLGFEITIDHPHTHVVKCTQLVRASKDLAQTSYFMATNSLHLTTFSLQYTPPVVACVCIHLACKWSNWEIPVSTDGKHWWEYVDGTVTLELLDELTHEFLQILEKTPSRLKRIRNWRASQAARKSKPDDHGDDESLSEQTILNMISRNNSSDMNIAGLMSMSTSSTAGAGPALPASADSPGEPSAADPSQADHWHPPAKLDIHRTSESASAAAEHPQQDGAAYPKQSTKNAPSAKVSLKEYRAKHAEELAAQKRQLENMEANVRSQYAYAAQNLLVQQQREREGQQDSNPSPIVLKIPMAGPENPERPPGADKGDKALKMRMPAVGGGGERPIPSKQEEIKMRIKVPGPGDRHSSADESGGKSREYKEKHKGHSSNHHHHHHNHHSHKHLHAQLGAGPSTAAKRPGDSKHGAQPGATAAPHKGYGPLAPTRKRPLPEEPLAVPHEHQPKVGKVSKGPGVPFPYAHLPGAAHLPGHGSDLSPFPYAHLPGAAHLPGHGSDLSQPSKARGAHKSDKGPSGANGHNVSQASDYQDTVNMLHSLLSAQGMQPTQPPAFEFHSYELLNPRASSGSRAATNTDKPRPPPPPPPPPPPPAPS, from the exons ATGCATCGCTTCTACATGGTGCAGTCCTTCACCCAGTTCCACAGGAAT TCGGTGGTGCCAGCAGCGCTTTTCCTGGCAGCCAAGGTGGAGGAGCAGCCCCGAAAGCTGGAGCATGTCATCAAGGTGGCACATGCCTGTCTGCACCCCCAGGAGCCTCTGCTGGACACCAAGAGTGAG GCTTACCTGCAACAAGCCCAAGACCTGGTCATTCTAGAGAGCATAATCCTACAGACCCTGG GGTTTGAGATCACTATTGACCATCCTCACACCCATGTGGTGAAGTGCACTCAGCTTGTCCGAG ccAGCAAGGACTTGGCACAAACTTCCTATTTCATGGCTACAAACAg CCTGCACCTGACCACCTTCAGCCTGCAGTACACCCCGCCCGTTGTGGCCTGCGTCTGTATCCACCTGGCCTGTAAGTGGTCCAACTGGGAGATCCCAGTCTCCACGGACGGGAAGCACTGGTGGGAATACGTTGATGGCACTGTAACTCTGGAGCTCTTAGATG AACTGACTCATGAATTCCTGCAAATCCTTGAGAAAACTCCCAGCCGACTGAAGCGGATCCGGAACTGGCGG GCCTCTCAAGCAGCCAGGAAATCCAAGCCCGACGACCACGGCGATGACGAGAGCCTGTCAGAGCAGACAATCCTCAACATGATCTCCAGGAACAACAGCTCGGACATGAACATTGCTGGGCTCATGAGCATGTCGACATCCTCCACGGCCGGGGCGGGGCCGGCGCTGCCAGCCTCGGCCGATTCCCCCGGGGAGCCGAGCGCTGCCGATCCGTCCCAGGCCGATCACTGGCATCCCCCGGCCAAGCTGGACATCCACAGGACTAGCGAGAGCGCCTcggctgctgctgagcacccGCAGCAGGATGGTGCTGCCTACCCCAAGCAGAGCACCAAGAATGCGCCCTCAGCCAAGGTGTCCCTCAAGGAATACCGGGCCAAGCACGCCGAGGAGCTGGCGGCACAGAAGCGGCAGCTGGAAAACATGGAGGCAAACGTGCGCTCCCAGTACGCCTACGCCGCACAGAACctcctggtgcagcagcagcgggagagggaagggcagcaggacagcaacCCCTCCCCAATCGTCCTGAAAATCCCCATGGCGGGGCCGGAGAACCCCGAGCGCCCGCCCGGCGCCGACAAGGGTGACAAAGCTCTCAAGATGAGGATGCCGGCGGTGGGGGGAGGCGGGGAGAGGCCGATCCCCTCCAAGCAGGAGGAGATCAAGATGAGGATTAAGGTGCCAGGTCCCGGAGACAGACACAGCTCCGCAGACGAGAGCGGAGGGAAGAGCCGGGAGTACAAAGAGAAGCACAAGGGCCACTCATCcaaccaccaccatcaccaccacaaCCACCACTCGCACAAACACTTGCACGCCCAGCTCGGCGCCGGCCCCAGCACCGCGGCCAAGCGCCCGGGGGACTCCAAACACGGCGCCCAACCCGGTGCCACCGCCGCCCCCCACAAGGGCTACGGGCCTCTCGCCCCCACCCGTAAGAGACCCCTGCCCGAGGAGCCCCTGGCCGTGCCCCACGAGCACCAGCCCAAGGTGGGCAAAGTCTCCAAAGGCCCCGGAGTGCCGTTCCCGTACGCCCACCTTCCCGGGGCTGCCCATCTGCCCGGGCACGGCTCGGATTTATCCCCGTTCCCCTACGCCCACCTTCCCGGGGCTGCCCATCTGCCCGGGCACGGCTCGGATTTatcccagcccagcaaagcTCGGGGCGCCCACAAATCGGACAAGGGGCCTTCGGGGGCCAACGGGCACAACGTCAGCCAGGCCAGTGACTATCAGGACACGGTGAACATGCTGCACTCGCTGCTGAGCGCGCAGGGCATGCAGCCCACCCAGCCCCCCGCCTTCGAATTCCACTCGTACGAGCTCCTGAACCCCCGGGCTTCCAGCggctccagagctgccaccaACACGGACAAGCCCCgaccgccccccccccccccccccccccccccccccccc GCTCCCAGTTAG